Proteins found in one Paenibacillus dendritiformis genomic segment:
- a CDS encoding AAA family ATPase, with protein MKPIELRLAGLQSYREEQRIDFEKLCETGLFGIFGPTGSGKSSILDAMTLALYGKVERAAGGTQGILNQMENTLSVSFTFALHGATGKRTFRVERRFKRTGEVTVGSTLTRFIELRPEADIVLADKLADVNRCVEEQIGLKMDDFTRAVVLPQGKFAEFLSLKGSERRQMLQRLFSLEKYGDELAARLARRVKETDVRLKTCLAEQQGLGDASEEAVREAETALAAAVRHAEEARSARLEAERVQRELTELRERLQEQERLLARRGELEQEAPKRAAERTELQQAREADALLPYVSELEELEARLEKAAAGLEAARAAAAAAAERAAQAIRAADDALRRKEAEEPELMSRHARLQEAVRLYQDSVRLREEAEQWTAKRTGAAGRAERAEAEAARARDMLRKAADRQAELREAMQAREKPAEERDRFQQAVSERQLLAVQHGRCRELEENCGKLAARTEQSGQTWLELLQALTGQVLAGQAAALEGRRLESAWQRLHAQASDALEEAERELAAARERQWQQAAEEMAAKLASRLEDGQPCPVCGSTCHAHPAQMPAASEAVSEGWPEWEEARDKRREAVRLAEQGKERCAGAVRQWSERMAELNSRLRPMLRLWEAGAASLPSPAAQMAAALEEGVPVPGEPDGPGGHEADASWEAALLSLQERTAAWERGMEQSLQRITDSQWELQQAWSAYESAEAARREGEAEWKRTGAEYARSAERWAARYEPAGWSLGEMDAIAERWREDEAFVNDCRARLDKGAAYVEEMQQRLRQLEAEMQQAEMQRVQAESELNGVNRLLSEYGQRLEPWAGGPPIERQAAEAEAQLHALREQAARTAREAEGARQAQGEAERIAALAEQQRADLGERADGARERLAVKLAASSFEAAGEVMAARRSPDRCLELEGGLAAYDEELRDLQARLARLTEQLGGRTVSAAEWQEAKERWEMAVERDEAALGSRARAERDAEHIRSKHERWMALEGERLRAEEQLGRLQQLQSIFRGNAFVEFIAEEQLMQVSRAASERLKNLTKQRYALEVDSGGGFVIRDDGNGGIRRPVSTLSGGETFLTSLALALALSAQIQLRGMYPLEFFFLDEGFGTLDPELLDTVVTALEKLHHDRLAVGVISHVPELRARLARKLTVLPAELTGSGSRIRMEKAD; from the coding sequence ATGAAGCCGATCGAATTGAGGCTGGCAGGCCTGCAGAGTTACCGCGAAGAGCAGCGGATCGATTTCGAGAAGCTGTGCGAGACCGGGCTATTCGGCATTTTCGGCCCGACGGGAAGCGGCAAATCCTCCATTCTCGACGCAATGACGTTGGCACTGTACGGCAAGGTCGAGCGCGCGGCGGGCGGAACACAGGGAATCCTCAACCAGATGGAGAATACGCTGTCGGTCTCCTTCACCTTCGCTCTGCACGGCGCGACCGGCAAGCGCACATTCCGGGTCGAACGGCGCTTCAAGCGAACCGGCGAGGTGACGGTGGGCAGCACCTTGACCCGCTTCATCGAGCTCCGGCCGGAAGCCGATATCGTACTGGCGGACAAGCTGGCGGATGTGAACCGCTGCGTGGAAGAGCAGATCGGGCTGAAGATGGACGATTTCACGCGGGCGGTCGTGCTGCCCCAAGGCAAATTCGCCGAGTTCCTCTCCTTGAAGGGAAGCGAGCGCCGGCAGATGCTGCAGCGGCTGTTCTCCCTGGAGAAATACGGCGACGAGCTGGCCGCCCGGCTGGCCCGCCGCGTGAAGGAAACGGATGTCCGCTTGAAGACGTGCCTGGCCGAGCAGCAAGGGCTGGGCGACGCGTCTGAAGAGGCGGTCCGCGAGGCGGAGACGGCGCTGGCTGCGGCGGTGCGCCACGCCGAAGAGGCCAGATCTGCCCGACTGGAAGCGGAACGGGTTCAGCGGGAGCTGACCGAGCTGCGGGAACGCCTTCAGGAGCAGGAGCGGCTGCTCGCCAGACGGGGCGAGTTGGAGCAGGAGGCGCCGAAGCGCGCGGCGGAGCGGACAGAGCTGCAGCAGGCGCGGGAAGCGGACGCGCTGCTTCCGTATGTCAGCGAGCTGGAAGAGCTGGAAGCCCGGCTGGAGAAGGCTGCCGCCGGGCTCGAGGCAGCCCGGGCCGCCGCAGCCGCAGCCGCGGAGCGGGCGGCGCAGGCGATTCGGGCGGCCGACGATGCGCTCCGGCGCAAGGAGGCGGAGGAGCCGGAGCTGATGAGCCGCCATGCCCGCCTGCAGGAAGCGGTCCGCCTGTATCAGGACAGCGTGCGGCTGCGGGAGGAGGCGGAGCAATGGACCGCGAAGCGGACCGGGGCCGCCGGCCGGGCGGAGCGGGCGGAAGCCGAAGCTGCCCGGGCCCGCGACATGCTGCGGAAGGCGGCCGACCGGCAGGCGGAGCTGCGCGAAGCGATGCAGGCGCGCGAGAAGCCGGCCGAGGAGCGCGACCGGTTCCAGCAGGCGGTGAGCGAGCGGCAGCTGCTCGCCGTGCAGCACGGCCGGTGCCGAGAGCTGGAGGAGAACTGCGGCAAGCTGGCCGCCCGGACGGAGCAGTCCGGGCAGACATGGCTCGAGCTCCTGCAGGCGTTAACCGGCCAAGTGTTAGCCGGACAGGCGGCGGCACTGGAGGGCCGGCGGCTCGAGTCGGCGTGGCAGCGGCTGCATGCGCAGGCAAGCGATGCGCTGGAGGAAGCGGAACGCGAGCTGGCGGCGGCGAGGGAGCGGCAGTGGCAGCAGGCGGCCGAGGAGATGGCGGCCAAGCTGGCTTCCCGGCTGGAGGACGGCCAGCCGTGCCCGGTCTGCGGCTCGACTTGTCATGCCCATCCGGCGCAGATGCCGGCCGCTTCCGAAGCGGTCAGCGAAGGCTGGCCGGAATGGGAGGAAGCGAGAGACAAGCGGCGGGAGGCCGTGAGGCTGGCAGAGCAGGGCAAGGAGCGCTGCGCCGGCGCGGTGCGCCAATGGAGCGAGCGGATGGCGGAGCTGAACAGCCGGCTGCGGCCGATGCTGCGCCTCTGGGAAGCGGGCGCGGCCTCCCTGCCGTCACCGGCGGCGCAGATGGCGGCCGCCTTGGAGGAAGGCGTTCCGGTTCCGGGCGAGCCGGACGGCCCGGGCGGGCATGAAGCGGATGCCTCCTGGGAGGCGGCGCTATTGAGCCTGCAGGAGCGGACCGCAGCTTGGGAACGCGGCATGGAGCAGAGTCTGCAGCGGATTACAGACAGCCAATGGGAGCTGCAGCAGGCATGGTCGGCATATGAGTCGGCCGAGGCGGCCCGGCGGGAAGGCGAGGCTGAATGGAAGCGGACTGGGGCCGAATATGCCCGTTCGGCGGAACGGTGGGCAGCCCGGTATGAGCCGGCGGGCTGGAGCTTGGGCGAGATGGATGCGATCGCCGAGCGGTGGCGCGAGGATGAAGCGTTCGTGAACGATTGCCGGGCCCGGCTGGACAAAGGGGCCGCCTATGTCGAGGAGATGCAGCAGCGGCTGCGTCAGCTTGAAGCGGAGATGCAGCAGGCGGAGATGCAGCGCGTCCAGGCGGAGTCCGAGCTCAATGGCGTCAACCGGCTGCTGTCCGAGTACGGGCAGCGGCTCGAGCCGTGGGCAGGCGGTCCTCCGATCGAGCGGCAGGCCGCCGAGGCGGAAGCGCAGCTGCATGCGCTGCGGGAACAAGCCGCCCGCACCGCCAGAGAAGCGGAAGGGGCGCGCCAGGCCCAGGGAGAGGCGGAACGGATCGCGGCGCTGGCAGAGCAGCAGCGGGCCGATCTTGGCGAGCGCGCAGACGGTGCGCGAGAGCGCCTGGCGGTGAAGCTGGCGGCTTCCTCGTTCGAGGCTGCCGGCGAAGTGATGGCGGCGCGCCGCAGCCCGGATCGCTGCCTGGAGCTGGAAGGCGGCCTGGCGGCATATGACGAGGAGCTGCGCGATCTTCAAGCCCGGCTGGCCCGGCTGACGGAGCAGCTTGGCGGCCGCACCGTATCCGCCGCGGAGTGGCAGGAAGCGAAGGAGCGGTGGGAGATGGCGGTCGAACGGGACGAAGCGGCGCTCGGCAGCCGGGCCCGGGCCGAACGCGACGCCGAGCATATTCGCAGCAAGCATGAGCGCTGGATGGCGCTCGAGGGCGAGCGGCTGCGCGCGGAGGAGCAGCTGGGAAGACTCCAGCAGCTCCAGAGCATATTCCGCGGCAACGCCTTCGTTGAGTTCATCGCAGAGGAGCAGCTGATGCAGGTAAGCCGGGCCGCGTCGGAACGGCTGAAAAACTTGACCAAGCAGCGGTATGCGCTCGAAGTCGATTCGGGCGGCGGCTTCGTCATCCGGGACGACGGGAACGGAGGCATCCGGCGGCCGGTATCCACGCTGTCCGGAGGCGAGACCTTCCTGACCTCCTTGGCGCTGGCCTTGGCGTTGTCGGCCCAGATTCAATTGCGGGGAATGTACCCGCTCGAATTTTTCTTCTTGGACGAAGGATTCGGTACACTCGACCCCGAGCTGCTCGATACTGTCGTTACGGCACTGGAGAAGCTGCATCACGATCGGCTGGCGGTCGGGGTTATCAGCCATGTGCCGGAGCTTCGGGCCCGCTTGGCGCGCAAGCTGACCGTGCTTCCGGCGGAGCTGACCGGTTCCGGTTCGCGCATCCGGATGGAAAAAGCGGATTGA
- a CDS encoding alpha/beta hydrolase, which translates to MSSPHDQPRRRRGMRILIGAAAVLLVLAAALAIYLRPYPAGTKAEQAMAPGEDVTVTKEDGVLRFETTAEPVANFIFYPGGLVEPESYAVLARSLAAKGVNTYIIAMPLNLAVLDIQGAKRALPLLNPRGINIIGGHSLGGTMAAEYVKNSTINVQGIVFLASYPNSDISHLNIPVLSIYGSQDGVLDLERYTNSKSYMPDSFEERVIEGGNHAQFGDYGVQKKDKGATISDDEQIRETVGTIVDWIATLHVSGT; encoded by the coding sequence ATGTCTTCACCCCATGACCAGCCGAGGCGCCGCAGAGGGATGCGCATCCTTATCGGGGCCGCTGCCGTCCTGCTTGTGCTTGCCGCCGCTCTCGCCATCTATTTGCGCCCCTACCCCGCGGGCACGAAGGCGGAGCAGGCCATGGCTCCCGGCGAGGATGTCACCGTCACGAAGGAAGACGGCGTGCTGCGGTTCGAGACGACCGCCGAGCCGGTGGCCAACTTCATCTTCTATCCGGGAGGATTGGTCGAGCCGGAAAGCTACGCCGTGCTGGCTCGCTCCTTGGCCGCCAAAGGGGTCAATACGTATATTATCGCGATGCCGCTCAACCTGGCGGTTCTCGATATCCAAGGCGCCAAGCGGGCGCTTCCGCTGTTGAATCCCCGCGGGATCAATATTATCGGCGGGCATTCGCTCGGCGGTACGATGGCGGCTGAATATGTGAAGAACTCTACGATCAACGTTCAGGGCATCGTGTTTCTGGCCTCATACCCTAACAGCGACATCAGCCATCTGAACATCCCGGTCCTCTCTATCTATGGCTCCCAGGATGGGGTACTCGATCTGGAGCGGTATACGAACAGTAAATCCTATATGCCGGATTCCTTCGAGGAGCGTGTCATCGAGGGAGGCAATCATGCCCAGTTCGGAGACTACGGCGTGCAAAAGAAGGACAAGGGCGCGACCATATCGGACGATGAGCAAATTCGGGAAACGGTCGGCACGATTGTCGATTGGATCGCAACGTTACATGTATCCGGAACGTAA
- a CDS encoding histidine triad nucleotide-binding protein translates to MDCIFCKIIEGSIPSKKVLENDHVVAFHDITPQAPVHILIIPKKHIATMNDLQAEDASLMGEIHLAAQQIAREMGIADSGYRLINNCGKDSGQVVFHLHYHLLGGEPLGALIGPKA, encoded by the coding sequence ATGGACTGTATTTTTTGCAAAATTATCGAAGGTTCGATCCCTTCCAAAAAGGTATTGGAAAATGATCATGTCGTCGCCTTTCACGACATTACGCCCCAAGCGCCTGTACATATTCTTATTATCCCCAAAAAGCATATCGCAACGATGAACGATCTACAAGCAGAGGATGCTTCCCTGATGGGGGAAATCCACCTGGCTGCGCAGCAGATCGCCCGGGAAATGGGGATTGCCGATTCGGGCTACCGCTTGATCAACAACTGCGGGAAAGACAGCGGACAGGTTGTGTTCCATCTTCACTACCACCTGCTGGGAGGAGAGCCGCTGGGCGCTCTGATCGGGCCTAAAGCGTAA
- the rpsU gene encoding 30S ribosomal protein S21, translating to MSETKVRKNETIDAALRRFKRSIAKDGVLAEVKKRKHYEKPSVKRKKKSEAARKRKF from the coding sequence GTGTCTGAAACGAAAGTTCGCAAAAACGAGACAATCGATGCTGCACTTCGTCGCTTTAAGCGCTCCATTGCAAAAGATGGCGTATTGGCTGAAGTTAAAAAGCGTAAGCACTATGAAAAGCCAAGCGTTAAGCGCAAGAAGAAGTCCGAGGCTGCCCGCAAGAGAAAGTTCTAG
- a CDS encoding GatB/YqeY domain-containing protein, with translation MDLSQRLNEDMKQAMKSQDKFKLSTIRMVRSAIKNVEIDVKRTLNDDEVLEILGREIKQRKDALQQFESAGRDDLADSLKDEIEILTQYLPAQLSEEEIKEIVQKAIQETGASSKADMGKLMGALMPKVKGRADGKLVNTIVQQYLQ, from the coding sequence ATGGATCTTAGCCAAAGATTGAACGAAGATATGAAGCAAGCGATGAAAAGTCAAGACAAGTTCAAACTCTCCACCATCCGGATGGTACGTTCAGCGATCAAGAATGTTGAGATAGATGTTAAGAGAACTTTGAATGACGATGAAGTGCTTGAGATTCTAGGTCGTGAAATCAAACAGCGGAAAGATGCCCTCCAACAATTTGAAAGCGCAGGTCGAGACGATTTAGCTGATTCATTGAAAGACGAGATCGAGATTTTGACACAGTATCTTCCTGCCCAACTTTCCGAAGAAGAAATTAAAGAGATTGTACAGAAGGCTATCCAAGAGACCGGTGCTTCTTCGAAAGCCGACATGGGGAAATTGATGGGTGCCCTGATGCCGAAGGTAAAAGGGCGCGCCGACGGAAAGCTGGTCAATACGATAGTTCAACAATATCTGCAGTAA
- a CDS encoding NfeD family protein has product MKHPFKHRLAAIGIIWLMAAAVLLGMLGTAVSFVQAEGEAGKGIAVVIPIKGTVDPVMKSFLFRALEEAEQLQPDAVIFDMDTPGGYVDVSMELSQRIIESPARTVVLVHGKAASAGSFLALSANEIAMTPGSAIGSAALVDSSHNYVDDPKAVALWVSQMVSAAENNGRDTGVATAMADLQAKVELPQLNRTKQPGEVLSLSVHEAKKVGYLEYEASSVPDLLSRMKLDGAQIVHIEPSTAERVASYVVTPAIATLLLFLGIAGVAIELIVPGFGVPGVLGVIGFGLYFFGHFIAGLAGVETIVLLLIGLVLLALEMFIPSFGILGILGAISLISGVVRAAYDTGNALMSLGTAFVAAVIVVVIIARIFKHRGIWNRFILKDALTTEQGFVSTADHADLIGKVGKAITPLRPAGTILLDGHKYDVVTDGTFIAKDEQVVVVMTEGSRIVVSPHEGS; this is encoded by the coding sequence ATGAAACACCCGTTCAAGCATCGATTAGCAGCCATAGGCATTATATGGCTGATGGCCGCAGCCGTTCTTCTCGGCATGCTGGGAACCGCCGTCTCATTCGTTCAGGCCGAAGGAGAAGCGGGCAAGGGCATCGCGGTCGTTATTCCAATCAAGGGGACGGTCGATCCGGTCATGAAGTCTTTCCTGTTCCGTGCGCTTGAGGAGGCGGAGCAGCTTCAGCCGGACGCTGTCATTTTCGATATGGATACTCCTGGAGGATATGTAGATGTATCGATGGAGCTTAGCCAGCGGATCATTGAGAGCCCTGCGCGGACGGTCGTGCTCGTTCACGGCAAGGCGGCTTCGGCGGGGAGCTTCCTGGCCCTCAGCGCGAACGAAATCGCGATGACTCCGGGAAGCGCTATCGGCTCTGCCGCGCTGGTCGATTCCTCCCACAACTATGTGGATGATCCGAAGGCCGTCGCGCTGTGGGTCAGCCAGATGGTATCGGCCGCGGAGAACAACGGCCGGGATACCGGCGTCGCTACGGCGATGGCGGATCTGCAGGCCAAGGTGGAGCTTCCGCAGTTGAACCGCACGAAGCAGCCGGGAGAGGTCCTCTCCCTGAGCGTCCATGAGGCGAAGAAGGTAGGGTATTTGGAATATGAGGCTTCTTCCGTGCCAGATTTGCTGTCCCGCATGAAGCTCGACGGCGCTCAAATCGTTCACATCGAGCCGTCGACAGCGGAACGAGTCGCATCTTATGTCGTAACTCCGGCGATTGCAACGCTTCTGCTGTTCCTTGGCATCGCGGGTGTGGCGATTGAATTGATCGTGCCAGGCTTTGGCGTTCCGGGTGTTCTGGGCGTCATCGGATTCGGTTTATACTTTTTTGGCCATTTTATAGCCGGACTAGCGGGGGTGGAGACCATCGTATTGCTGCTGATTGGGTTAGTGCTGCTGGCACTGGAGATGTTCATTCCAAGCTTCGGAATTCTGGGCATCCTGGGTGCGATCAGCTTGATTTCCGGGGTGGTCCGCGCGGCCTACGATACGGGGAACGCGCTCATGTCCTTGGGCACCGCCTTCGTCGCAGCCGTTATCGTCGTCGTCATTATTGCGCGAATCTTCAAGCATCGCGGCATCTGGAACCGGTTCATCCTCAAGGATGCGCTTACGACGGAGCAAGGCTTTGTATCGACGGCCGATCATGCGGATCTGATCGGCAAGGTCGGGAAGGCGATTACGCCGCTTCGTCCGGCCGGGACCATCCTGCTCGACGGCCATAAATATGACGTTGTCACGGACGGCACTTTTATCGCGAAAGATGAGCAGGTCGTCGTCGTTATGACGGAGGGCTCGCGCATCGTCGTCAGCCCGCATGAAGGTTCTTGA
- the floA gene encoding flotillin-like protein FloA (flotillin-like protein involved in membrane lipid rafts) translates to MDPLVSTLLIGAIIVIALSVFFSFFPVMLWISAIASGVRIGIITLVAMRLRRVTPSRIVNPMIKATKAGLGLSINQLESHYLAGGNVDRVVNALIAAQRANISLEFERAAAIDLAGRDVLQAVQMSVNPRVIETPIVAAVAKDGIEVKVRARVTVRANIDRLVGGAGEETIIARVGEGIVTTVGSSSTHKDVLENPDLISRTVLGKGLDAGTAFEILSIDIADVDVGKNIGAHLQTEQAEADKRIAQAKAEERRAMAVAEEQEMKARVVEMRARVVQSESEVPIAMADALRTGKLGVMDYMNLKNIEADTHMRGTLGKMGENGSDNKSES, encoded by the coding sequence ATGGATCCACTTGTTAGCACCCTGCTTATCGGGGCGATTATTGTTATCGCTCTGAGTGTGTTTTTCAGCTTTTTCCCGGTGATGCTCTGGATATCCGCCATTGCATCCGGAGTCCGCATCGGCATTATTACGCTGGTGGCGATGCGTCTGCGCCGGGTAACCCCGAGCCGGATCGTTAATCCGATGATCAAGGCGACGAAGGCGGGACTTGGACTGTCCATCAACCAACTGGAGAGCCATTACCTTGCCGGAGGTAATGTTGACCGCGTTGTCAATGCCCTTATCGCGGCGCAGCGGGCCAACATCAGCCTCGAATTCGAGCGTGCGGCCGCGATTGACTTGGCAGGCCGGGACGTTCTGCAAGCCGTGCAAATGAGCGTTAACCCGCGCGTTATCGAGACGCCGATCGTCGCTGCGGTGGCGAAGGACGGGATCGAGGTCAAGGTTCGTGCCCGCGTGACGGTTCGGGCCAATATCGACCGTCTCGTCGGGGGCGCCGGGGAAGAGACGATTATCGCCCGTGTCGGCGAAGGTATCGTTACGACGGTCGGTTCGAGCTCCACGCACAAGGATGTTTTGGAGAATCCCGACCTTATTTCCCGCACTGTGCTTGGCAAGGGTCTTGATGCCGGAACCGCGTTCGAAATTCTGTCCATCGATATCGCCGATGTCGACGTAGGCAAGAACATCGGTGCGCATCTGCAGACCGAGCAAGCGGAAGCAGACAAGCGCATCGCTCAGGCGAAGGCAGAGGAACGCCGCGCGATGGCGGTCGCGGAAGAGCAGGAGATGAAGGCCCGCGTCGTCGAGATGCGCGCCCGCGTCGTTCAGTCCGAATCCGAGGTTCCGATCGCGATGGCGGATGCTCTTCGCACAGGCAAGCTCGGGGTCATGGATTACATGAACCTGAAAAACATCGAAGCCGACACCCATATGCGCGGCACGCTCGGCAAAATGGGCGAAAACGGCAGCGACAACAAATCGGAAAGCTAG
- a CDS encoding transposase, giving the protein MYHIRQEELFSFEEMMKMAPSPKADFVLEHLPIGKILHAISSYNRRGRPESLNTRAMIYSLVIGKMEHIRFTKDLVSRLKESLEFRTRCRFTGSDRVPSEAAYSRLTTKLSQCGFFRTTQEDLVNQAITEGFLEGNVLAIDSSHIESFDRNPHLDAGKSLPKLTPETDEPTFLDESSSKAEEKPKPEKPKRAKRGRVPKAEEAAWRAEVEAYEASLSLFEREVADMLPATYEQLLADMPQHASVGAKGDPRGGRRRVKYWHGYKQNLLVDCQSQYIVAGVTCSAHVNDQRAAIVLLKYMKERFPSLKPNYVLADKGYDSEPVYRQIRDIGALPIIPLIHRSKLPEGVDKHFRPTCKQGHAYVYDSYDAKRDTIKFTRPKECASCPFQTDGCQKVFKFRIDEDVRKYTAPGRGSKKFAELFKQRVAIERVFAYLKLYMELGSSRKLKKRAFVDLDLSCLTYTLCKLALDRLNKSILGAKKVA; this is encoded by the coding sequence ATGTATCATATTCGACAAGAAGAGCTATTTTCCTTTGAGGAAATGATGAAAATGGCGCCTTCCCCTAAAGCGGATTTCGTTTTAGAACATCTGCCGATCGGAAAAATTCTTCACGCCATTAGCAGCTACAATCGTCGGGGCCGTCCTGAAAGTTTAAATACAAGAGCGATGATATACTCACTCGTCATCGGCAAAATGGAGCACATCCGCTTTACCAAGGATTTGGTCAGCCGTTTGAAGGAGAGTCTTGAATTTCGTACTCGCTGCCGTTTTACCGGTTCCGATCGTGTGCCCAGCGAAGCAGCCTATTCCCGGCTCACTACAAAGCTCAGTCAATGCGGTTTCTTTCGAACGACACAGGAGGACCTTGTAAACCAGGCGATTACGGAAGGGTTTCTTGAGGGAAACGTACTGGCCATAGATTCTTCTCACATCGAGTCCTTTGATCGCAATCCCCATTTGGACGCCGGTAAATCATTACCGAAGCTCACGCCCGAAACCGATGAACCTACTTTTCTGGACGAGTCTTCCAGCAAGGCAGAAGAGAAACCTAAACCAGAGAAACCCAAGCGTGCAAAGCGTGGACGCGTTCCGAAAGCCGAAGAAGCGGCTTGGCGTGCCGAAGTTGAAGCGTACGAGGCCTCGCTCAGCCTATTTGAACGGGAGGTCGCCGATATGTTGCCCGCCACTTACGAGCAGCTTCTCGCTGATATGCCGCAACACGCAAGTGTAGGTGCAAAGGGTGACCCACGGGGAGGGCGGCGCCGGGTGAAATATTGGCATGGCTACAAACAGAATCTCTTGGTGGATTGCCAAAGCCAGTACATTGTGGCCGGAGTGACCTGTTCTGCTCATGTGAACGATCAGCGAGCGGCGATTGTTCTTCTGAAATATATGAAGGAGCGATTTCCCTCTCTCAAACCAAACTATGTGCTAGCTGATAAGGGGTATGACAGCGAACCGGTTTACCGCCAAATCCGGGATATTGGTGCGTTACCGATCATCCCGCTTATTCATCGCAGCAAGCTACCTGAAGGGGTGGATAAGCACTTTCGCCCGACTTGCAAGCAAGGTCATGCGTACGTCTATGATAGTTACGATGCCAAGCGAGATACCATAAAATTCACAAGGCCAAAGGAATGCGCCTCCTGCCCGTTTCAAACGGACGGCTGCCAGAAAGTTTTCAAATTTCGCATTGATGAAGATGTTCGGAAATACACTGCACCCGGACGTGGAAGCAAAAAGTTTGCTGAACTATTCAAGCAGCGAGTAGCGATTGAACGTGTTTTTGCCTATTTGAAGCTGTACATGGAATTGGGCTCAAGCAGAAAACTGAAGAAACGTGCTTTTGTCGATCTAGACTTGAGTTGTCTGACATACACCCTATGCAAACTTGCGTTAGACCGCCTAAACAAAAGCATCCTTGGAGCTAAGAAGGTTGCGTAA
- the yqfC gene encoding sporulation protein YqfC, with translation MSRIARKLRQWSVNWFDLPQDMITDMPRLVMTGNRKLVVENHQGILHFSDQHMRLALAAGQLEVYGTDLTIRAIYTEEICIEGVINDIKYHGTGGTS, from the coding sequence ATGAGCCGCATTGCCCGCAAATTGCGCCAGTGGTCCGTAAATTGGTTCGATCTGCCGCAGGATATGATCACGGATATGCCCCGTCTGGTCATGACTGGCAATCGCAAGCTGGTCGTAGAGAATCATCAGGGCATTCTTCACTTCTCCGATCAGCATATGCGTCTCGCCTTGGCAGCGGGCCAACTGGAAGTGTACGGAACCGACTTGACGATTCGCGCCATCTATACCGAGGAAATCTGTATCGAGGGCGTTATCAACGATATCAAGTATCACGGAACGGGGGGAACGTCGTGA
- the yqfD gene encoding sporulation protein YqfD, translating into MKAPSFARLRGYVRASLRGDKIETFINAASLQHIRIWDVRRLPNGKAECFLLVADYLRLRPLLKETGCRIHVEQRFGFPFSIVRIRRRKFFVMGGILFLLGLYMLSSLVWSIEVTGNVRIPTEEVLKQARQQGIYPFQWTFRLRDPDAVSKAMNTQLRGVSWIGIERNGTRIRIHVVESTLPDNKGLVNPRHLVAKTDGIITHIIAERGRPAVRQHSRVKKGDILISGRIGTEELPSTVAAKGEVRALVWHEYDVAAPLVTRRKVYTGEEKELRYVTAGERRLQIGGYGNIPFDSYETIVEAKRLQWRQWVLPFGWQTEVLKEAHIISEERSEQEAAAAGLQEARADVLAKNGPDARIHEEKILHQKAENGKVVMKVLFEVEQSIAEELPIVPQAQPDPGAQDENAAPPQARG; encoded by the coding sequence GTGAAAGCTCCTTCATTTGCCCGCCTGCGCGGCTATGTCCGTGCCAGTCTGCGCGGCGACAAAATCGAAACCTTTATCAATGCCGCCTCACTGCAACACATCAGAATTTGGGATGTCCGGCGTCTCCCGAACGGTAAGGCGGAATGTTTTTTGCTGGTCGCCGATTACTTGCGCCTTCGTCCGCTGTTGAAGGAGACAGGCTGCCGCATTCACGTGGAACAGCGGTTCGGGTTTCCATTCTCTATCGTACGCATCCGCCGGCGTAAGTTTTTTGTCATGGGCGGAATTCTTTTTTTGCTCGGATTGTACATGCTGTCTTCTCTCGTCTGGAGCATCGAGGTAACGGGCAATGTCCGCATTCCGACGGAGGAAGTGCTGAAGCAGGCGAGACAGCAGGGCATTTACCCGTTCCAATGGACCTTCCGGCTGCGTGATCCGGACGCCGTCTCCAAGGCGATGAATACGCAGCTCAGGGGCGTCTCGTGGATAGGCATTGAGCGGAACGGGACAAGAATCCGGATTCATGTCGTGGAGTCGACCTTGCCTGACAATAAGGGGCTTGTTAACCCGCGGCATCTTGTGGCCAAGACAGACGGGATCATTACGCATATTATCGCGGAACGGGGCCGCCCGGCCGTCAGGCAGCATTCTCGGGTCAAGAAGGGAGACATTCTCATCTCGGGGCGAATCGGAACCGAGGAGCTGCCGAGCACGGTGGCGGCCAAGGGAGAGGTGCGGGCGCTCGTATGGCATGAATACGATGTCGCCGCCCCCCTTGTCACCAGGCGCAAAGTATATACCGGAGAGGAAAAAGAGCTTCGCTACGTGACGGCAGGAGAGAGGCGCTTGCAGATTGGCGGCTATGGCAATATTCCATTCGACAGCTATGAGACGATCGTGGAAGCGAAGCGGCTGCAATGGAGGCAGTGGGTGCTGCCGTTCGGCTGGCAGACGGAGGTGCTGAAGGAAGCTCATATCATCTCGGAAGAGCGAAGCGAGCAGGAGGCGGCGGCTGCGGGGCTGCAGGAGGCCCGTGCCGATGTGCTTGCCAAGAACGGTCCCGATGCACGCATTCATGAGGAAAAAATTTTGCATCAGAAGGCGGAGAATGGTAAAGTGGTCATGAAGGTGCTTTTTGAAGTGGAGCAGTCGATTGCGGAAGAATTGCCGATTGTGCCGCAGGCACAGCCGGACCCGGGTGCGCAGGATGAGAACGCGGCGCCTCCACAAGCGAGAGGATAA